The following proteins come from a genomic window of Triticum aestivum cultivar Chinese Spring chromosome 6A, IWGSC CS RefSeq v2.1, whole genome shotgun sequence:
- the LOC123130473 gene encoding squamosa promoter-binding-like protein 5 — translation MMSSRLSGGTMAPVSDMADFGCAPMQSYPNFEPAGMVMPGDRQPPFQHHHLYDSLDFNAAAFSFQDPVALFSSGSAFSNQLQQPFLQTQVTTPTMASSSLLQAPMMTLPGMLTSSSASPVDACTFGGGGSAGFLKQEEGGPFSDVGGGGRIGLNLGRRTYFSPADVLAVDRLLMRSRFGGAGAMGMLGLGLGAAAHHHQTPRCQAEGCKADLSAAKHYHRRHKVCEYHAKATTVAASGKQQRFCQQCSRFHVLAEFDEAKRSCRKRLTEHNRRRRKPAGAQGKDSPPPSKKADASITSSYTGDHKTNKSTTGAAFSPSAGGFSCLQQQQQQHEIDNGGQSSNATPTNLSLAAPPPPPPPQDDAGFGAGLDTMLLIQQQGPDEQEEEEEQHFMMTSLVQSHRQQQQHGDSGNILSCSTTSPSDQRRHQNDGDSCCNGNSMQHFFEVEFM, via the exons ATGATGAGCAGCAGGCTAAGCGGCGGCACGATGGCACCGGTTAGCGACATGGCCGACTTCGGTTGCGCTCCCATGCAGTCCTACCCCAACTTTGAGCCGGCCGGCATGGTCATGCCCGGGGACCGGCAGCCGCCCTTCCAGCACCACCACCTCTACGACAGCCTCGACTTCAACGCCGCTGCATTCTCGTTCCAAGACCCGGTCGCGCTCTTCTCCAGCGGCTCGGCGTTCAGTAACCAGCTCCAGCAGCCGTTCCTCCAGACGCAGGTCACCACGCCGACGATGGCGTCGTCGTCGCTGCTGCAGGCGCCGATGATGACCCTTCCGGGTATGCTGACGTCTTCCTCGGCGTCGCCGGTGGACGCATGCACCTTCGGTGGCGGCGGCAGTGCTGGGTTCCTGAAGCAGGAGGAGGGCGGCCCCTTCTCAGACGTCGGCGGTGGGGGGAGGATCGGGCTGAACCTCGGCCGCAGGACATACTTTTCCCCGGCGGACGTGCTGGCCGTGGACCGCCTGCTGATGCGCTCCCGCTTCGGCGGAGCCGGCGCAATGGGCATGCTGGGGCTGGGGCTCGgcgccgccgcccaccaccaccAGACCCCGCGGTGCCAGGCTGAGGGCTGCAAGGCCGACCTCTCCGCCGCCAAGCACTACCACCGCCGCCACAAGGTCTGCGAGTACCACGCCAAGGCCACCACAGTCGCCGCCTCTGGCAAGCAGCAGCGCTTCTGCCAACAATGCAGCCG GTTTCATGTGCTCGCTGAGTTTGACGAGGCCAAGAGGAGCTGCCGGAAGCGGCTCACGGAGCACAACCGGCGCCGCCGAAAGCCTGCCGGCGCGCAGGGCAAGGATTCGCCGCCGCCTTCCAAGAAGGCAGACGCTAGCATCACCAGCTCATACACCGGCGATCACAAGA CCAACAAGTCGACGACGGGGGCGGCCTTCTCGCCGAGCGCCGGTGGCTTCAGCTGccttcagcagcagcagcagcagcatgagaTCGACAACGGCGGCCAGTCGAGCAACGCCACGCCGACTAACCTGTCCCTGGcggcgccaccgccaccgccgccgcctcaagACGACGCCGGCTTCGGCGCCGGCCTTGACACCATGCTGCTGATTCAGCAGCAAGGGCCCGAtgaacaggaggaggaggaggagcagcattTCATGATGACCTCTCTCGTGCAGTCGCAtcgccagcagcagcagcacggcgaCAGCGGCAACATCTTATCGTGCTCGACGACGTCGCCGTCGGATCAGCGTCGCCATCAGAACGACGGCGACAGCTGCTGCAACGGCAACAGCATGCAGCATTTCTTTGAGGTGGAGTTCATGTAG